In Phaseolus vulgaris cultivar G19833 chromosome 3, P. vulgaris v2.0, whole genome shotgun sequence, the sequence ACTATAGGAAAAGTTATATTGAATGAAAGCTATTTCTTGTACCCGGTGAAACCGAACTACACTATGTTACACGGATTAGAAGAATAACCATGACAAATACACATGTCATCACAAACATCACAAGCCATGTTAAGCAAGAAGTCTTGGAGCTCTCCGAGTAGATTGCCGTTGCTCGCACATTGGCACGACCAGTGCTTGCCAAACTATGCTCAATGGCCTTCTCAGTAGAATCAAGTATCTGCAAGCCAGCCACAATCAATTCATTAGCCCTAAACCACCATCTACATTTCAAACTCCCCATCTGAGACTCTTATCAACCAAAAAACAAGGTTATGAATCAAGACTATTCAATCAACATTTTAACATGCCCTCAGTGGTTGTAGAAGTAATATTACAGCACCGCTATAGCCATATGCCgcaatacaaaaataaatctaagACGAACTTTCAAGAAGACGAAAACTAGATTAATGTAATAATATAACCACCATACAAAGAATACCCCAATCCTAAGAATCGGACTGCCTTTGATTTCATATATATTCATCGGGGGGATAGAAAACATCAGAGTATGCGGAATGGTGCATCTATATTGTAACTCACTCCTATCAAGATCACCTCCGAAGAGAtatattttaattgtaaaacaatAAGATAAAACTTCATAGGATACAAAAGAAGATTTGCTTGTAATTAACTTTGCCCTGGATAACATTAGTTAGCATCACCATCTTGTACAACCGTTTAGCCCTGGTATTGAATGAAAATATAAGAATCGAACCTTTTCAGTATTTTGCAGGGACTGGCTCATCATAAGACTACTCTCTTTGAGTTGTTTTGCCAACACCACCATCTCATCAGTCAAATCTTCTTGAAGCATTCTAGAGTATAAAACATGCTGAGGGCTCGTCAATGATGACCAAATAAACTACCAAATTAAGCCAGTAGAGTACGGTAACAGGCAGTTACTAATGATGTGACAATTGACATTAATATATCAGTGCTTGACCTGAAGAAAATAtactttgttgttgttgtggaCAACTTAGCTTTACATAAGAACACAAGGTTTGCAAGTTTTCGGCTCTTCACCAAAGCAGTACAGAGTCTATTGACCCACCACTACATAAACTTTAAATAACAACTCCACTAAACAGTACCTGTGCTTTTCAATGTGTGCATGTGCACTAGCATCCAATTTGACAGGTGATGCATTGTCAGTCTCAGCAAGCTCGTGTGCTCTTTCTTCTGTACTTGATGTGGGTCTGTCCAATGAATCAGATCAGCAACAGTAAAACAGCCTACAAAATATGCATAGTAAGAAAGGCAAACTATAGCTTACACAGGCCTTCTTCTCAACCCAGAAGAAAGGGGTGACAGATTTTTTTCCTCAATTTCAGAAGGGTTTCCTTCAACAAAACTCCTTTCAAAATCTTTCTCGGATACTTGTGAGTCATTCTGGGTTAAAAAAACATCTGTGGTTAAATGAAAATTGCCTATTTGGTCAAAACTAAAAATTCAGAcaaggaaaaacaaaaaaggaacaatttttttatggCTTCATGATGCATTCCAACAAAGTCACAAAAAGTCAAGCCCTTGTGAGGAGCAACTTTAGAGATATCCATATGAGGTGTGCCAAGAGAAGTATCAAGAGTGGTATCAGTATGACATTGTTCCTGAAtgaaagggacaaagatgacTCAAGAGATTCAAAAGACTCAGCTTCTATAGAACTCTCCCCctaaaaatgcatttctccctaaaccctaaatagAGAAACCTTAACTTGTCAGTCATTTGGCTTAAAGATCTTTTTCACACTTTAACATCTCTCCAGGATACGTTAATTTATAAACACATACCACATGGTTAACCAATTTGGAAGCAATGGCTTCAACCTTCTCTAAGTATTCATTTAACGTAGCCTTTGAAATCCTGCATTAGGAGAgcacacatacacacaaatgAATGCACACACGTAAAAAGTAAAGGGCATATAATAGCTTTAATTTACTTACTAGTTAGAAAAGAGAACATATTGGACTATCTAGGGTAGGTAGAAGATGAAAAAATAATCAACAAAGTAAGCTTAGCTTTTAaggaaatataatataatataatattttctgaGCAAACATTTTACTGAGTTAGTTTTTGGTTAATTCAGTCCAGCCAGCTGGCATGTGACAACTGGCTCCAACTTTCCATAACTATTTTGGTTCCTTGTAGGCTTAGTAGTTAGTTCAGTCCAGCCAGCTATATAATCTTTGTTGTAACAGAATTCTAAATGAAATGAGAAATGAAATTTTCTTGCTTCAATTATCTCCTTCCTTCTCTTCCCAGTAAACTCTAACAATTTACAAATCCTAGATTTTATCAAAGACTTAGAAGATGGGAAAGTATAGCTTAAGTTCAAAGTGAGTAATATTTTAGAGAGAATTTGTTGTGAATTATAAAATAACTCCATTCTGTTATTCCATGATCTGCTGAACCTATATTTATCCTTTGAATATAAGGATAAGTATTGCGGTAGTCTCCTATTATGTTAGGTATGTTATTGGACTGGGCTTATACATTGCTCAATACTAGTTCTTCACCTAGTATATTAGCATGAATAAAAGTCTTAGAATATTTACATTACAGCATCACTCTTCTCCCTTTTCTCTTTCCATTTAATTCCTAACATTTCAATAAGTATTAGTAGTTTCTAGCATTCAACTCTTTAAACCCAAACAACACCCATTATAAAGAAAAATCCTAGCGTACTTAATAGTAGCATATCTTGATTCAAAAATTGGGGTGGCCATATGATGTTCAGATTGTGTTTAGGGTAAAGTATatctaattttttcttttaccaTTTTCTATTCTATGAAACTTACAAACTTTGGGGCAGCCACCTTCCCCAACCCCATCCCCCAATCCTATGAAGACCCACGTGCACCACTTACAGTATATTAAAATTAAGGGTAAGATTtcaaagaataaaaattgccCCATGATtgtgttgtgatattatatagTTTCACTTATAACTCCATGACATCTACGAAATGGTGAATAAAGAGACAATGATACCTTGGTAAGCCCTCGGGTGTCTTTTCTTCAGCCAACTGTTCCAATTGTTCACGTAAAGTAGCAACATACTGTAGAATATCAAAATCAACAAATGATTAAGTTTGTGTTCTAGAGTTAAAAAATGACTAAGTAAAACATATAGGTcaagaaaattagaaaaatattatagacATAATGTTGTTAATGTTGAAatgtaatgttattttattaatatttccCTTTGAGTGTACTCAGCCTTAGGGTTAGGGCTTTAGGCAAGTGTCTTGCCTCCTTTTGTATCCTATATATTCACATCAATAAGAAACACAATCGTATAAAAAGATATACATTATTTTTCAAGTTGGTATCAGAGCAAGCGCTACTCTATCTTCTTCATTGTCTTTGTTGCCTCCACACCATcgttgttttgaaaaaatagtCAGGGTTAGGTGTGCCTTGAGGAGTGCAATCCATTTGCGGTGGTTGTGCAACCAACCGATCATCCACATGTCGTAATGCGCCAATCTATGTGCTTCCGTTTGTGGCAAGCATCCTCCACAGGTCGCCTTGCCGTTGTTAGAACCTCTCAATAACACCTATGTCTAACTCACTGAACTCTTCTGTCTTTGTTTATGACTTTAGTTTTCTGTTTCAACGCACCTTTGTGTTGGGTCGCATGGTCTCTCTTATTTGTTCTCAGTTTTGGTCACTTCTCTAAGATGGCTTCAATAGGTTATGCTTCTTTCTTTTCAGCTACTCCAATTATTACAAGTGCAAGGCTCAATTGGAAGAATTATTCGTCTTGATCTGCATTCGTGGAATTATGGCCTTGGTCAAGGATACAATGACCACTTTAAAACCAAACTGAGCTCTATTTCTGATGCAGACAAATCCCAGTGGCAAAAGATTCACTTCCAACTATGTTTCATGGCAATCACTTGAACATGATGTTTTTGAAATACTCCGATCCTTCAAAACATGTTTCTGTTTTTGGAAGAATGCACACAAAACTTTTGCTAATGATATCCAACATCTCTTTGATGCAACTCAAAGAGTAACTTCCCTCAAACAAACCAACCATTATATAGTTTCTCATAAGGCAAAGGCTAGGGCTATAgaatttaaaagattaatagtGACACTCAATAGAAGAACTTATATAGTCTTGATTATGAGAAGCCTACATTCAAACTTTGATCATGTCGTGATCAAATTCTAGCTCGTGATCAAATCTCTTCTATCAATGGTTTAATTACTAGACTCATTCGTGTGTCTAACCTAATGATAGATGACAATCAACCTGAAGTTATTGAAACTTCTGCATTGGCAGTCTCTTGTAGAAAGGAGAAGGTCAAAACATACAAGGAGGACGTGGTGGAAGAAGTGGACATCCTCAATGTTCATATTGCAAGAGAAGGGGTCATACCTAAGAAAATTGTTATTCCTTGcatggttttccaaacaaagCAACTCTTTAGGTACAAGTCTCATAAATCAATCAATCAATC encodes:
- the LOC137807288 gene encoding uncharacterized protein isoform X3, which gives rise to MSLAMLKLIVFGGGGGSRGGASRGVAHRRSSYGACSREVLTAATVLARRLRVLLWRGDTVLRRLGEAYSGAVLHYVATLREQLEQLAEEKTPEGLPRISKATLNEYLEKVEAIASKLVNHVNDSQVSEKDFERSFVEGNPSEIEEKNLSPLSSGLRRRPVPTSSTEERAHELAETDNASPVKLDASAHAHIEKHRMLQEDLTDEMVVLAKQLKESSLMMSQSLQNTEKILDSTEKAIEHSLASTGRANVRATAIYSESSKTSCLTWLVMFVMTCVFVMVILLIRVT
- the LOC137807288 gene encoding uncharacterized protein isoform X1, with the protein product MSLAMLKLIVFGGGGGSRGGASRGVAHRRSSYGACSREVLTAATVLARRLRVLLWRGDTVLRRLGEAYSGAVLHVVAVKLFSHTTLTFPILLLGMGINKTEVNLRRLLAAAPQQQNQAKLVHYVATLREQLEQLAEEKTPEGLPRISKATLNEYLEKVEAIASKLVNHVNDSQVSEKDFERSFVEGNPSEIEEKNLSPLSSGLRRRPVPTSSTEERAHELAETDNASPVKLDASAHAHIEKHRMLQEDLTDEMVVLAKQLKESSLMMSQSLQNTEKILDSTEKAIEHSLASTGRANVRATAIYSESSKTSCLTWLVMFVMTCVFVMVILLIRVT
- the LOC137807288 gene encoding uncharacterized protein isoform X5, encoding MGINKTEVNLRRLLAAAPQQQNQAKLVHYVATLREQLEQLAEEKTPEGLPRISKATLNEYLEKVEAIASKLVNHVNDSQVSEKDFERSFVEGNPSEIEEKNLSPLSSGLRRRPVPTSSTEERAHELAETDNASPVKLDASAHAHIEKHRMLQEDLTDEMVVLAKQLKESSLMMSQSLQNTEKILDSTEKAIEHSLASTGRANVRATAIYSESSKTSCLTWLVMFVMTCVFVMVILLIRVT
- the LOC137807288 gene encoding uncharacterized protein isoform X2, which encodes MSLAMLKLIVFGGGGGSRGGASRGVAHRRSSYGACSREVLTAATVLARRLRVLLWRGDTVLRRLGMGINKTEVNLRRLLAAAPQQQNQAKLVHYVATLREQLEQLAEEKTPEGLPRISKATLNEYLEKVEAIASKLVNHVNDSQVSEKDFERSFVEGNPSEIEEKNLSPLSSGLRRRPVPTSSTEERAHELAETDNASPVKLDASAHAHIEKHRMLQEDLTDEMVVLAKQLKESSLMMSQSLQNTEKILDSTEKAIEHSLASTGRANVRATAIYSESSKTSCLTWLVMFVMTCVFVMVILLIRVT
- the LOC137807288 gene encoding uncharacterized protein isoform X4 — its product is MPPWLTPFPGAISGMGINKTEVNLRRLLAAAPQQQNQAKLVHYVATLREQLEQLAEEKTPEGLPRISKATLNEYLEKVEAIASKLVNHVNDSQVSEKDFERSFVEGNPSEIEEKNLSPLSSGLRRRPVPTSSTEERAHELAETDNASPVKLDASAHAHIEKHRMLQEDLTDEMVVLAKQLKESSLMMSQSLQNTEKILDSTEKAIEHSLASTGRANVRATAIYSESSKTSCLTWLVMFVMTCVFVMVILLIRVT